Proteins encoded within one genomic window of Citrobacter amalonaticus Y19:
- the fepC gene encoding iron-enterobactin ABC transporter ATP-binding protein — MTESVARLRGDQLTLGYGKFTVAEDLNVTIPDGHFTAIIGPNGCGKSTLLRTLSRLMTPANGHVWLDGEPIQRYPSKEVARRIGLLAQNATTPGDITVQELVARGRYPHQPLFTRWRKEDEDAVTQAMRATGITHLAGQSVDTLSGGQRQRAWIAMVLAQETSIMLLDEPTTWLDISHQIDLLELLSELNREKGYTLAAVLHDLNQACRYATHLIALREGKIVAEGAPKEIVTAELIEKIYGLRCMIIDDPVANTPLVVPLGRR; from the coding sequence ATGACCGAATCAGTAGCCCGTTTGCGTGGCGACCAGCTAACGCTGGGTTATGGAAAATTCACCGTTGCCGAAGACCTCAACGTCACCATTCCCGATGGCCATTTCACGGCCATTATCGGGCCAAACGGCTGCGGGAAATCGACGTTGTTGCGGACCCTCAGTCGGCTGATGACGCCAGCAAACGGTCACGTCTGGCTGGACGGCGAGCCTATCCAACGCTACCCGAGTAAAGAAGTGGCTCGTCGTATCGGCCTGCTGGCACAAAATGCCACGACGCCGGGCGATATTACCGTACAGGAACTGGTGGCGCGTGGACGCTATCCGCATCAACCGCTTTTTACTCGCTGGCGCAAAGAAGATGAAGATGCCGTGACGCAGGCAATGCGCGCTACCGGCATTACGCATCTGGCCGGTCAAAGTGTGGATACGTTGTCCGGTGGTCAGCGTCAGCGCGCATGGATAGCGATGGTGCTGGCGCAGGAAACATCGATCATGCTACTCGATGAGCCGACCACCTGGCTGGATATCAGTCACCAGATTGATCTGCTGGAATTACTGAGCGAACTGAACCGCGAGAAAGGCTACACCCTCGCTGCCGTGCTGCATGACCTTAATCAGGCCTGCCGCTATGCCACCCATTTGATCGCGTTGCGGGAAGGAAAAATTGTCGCTGAGGGGGCGCCGAAGGAAATCGTCACAGCGGAATTGATTGAGAAAATCTATGGGTTACGCTGCATGATTATTGACGACCCGGTGGCAAACACACCGTTGGTGGTGCCGCTGGGCCGTCGTTAG
- the fepG gene encoding iron-enterobactin ABC transporter permease, protein MMYVSRRLLVACLMLTVGCLLFALWGLRSGAVALEIPQIIAALTGDAPRSLTMVVTEWRLPRVLMALLIGAALGVSGAIFQSLMRNPLGSPDVMGFNTGAWSGVLVAMVLFGQHLTAIALAAMAGGILTSLVVWLLAWRNGIETFRLIIIGIGIRAMLFAFNTWLLLKASLDTALTAGLWNAGSLNGLTWAKTWPSAPIIILMLAGAGLLVRRMRLLEMGDDSACALGVSVERSRLAMMLVAVVLTAAATALAGPISFIALVAPHIARRLSGTARWGLTQAALCGALLLLAADLCAQQLFMPYQLPVGVVTVSIGGIYLIALLIQESRKK, encoded by the coding sequence ATGATGTACGTATCGCGCCGCCTGCTGGTAGCGTGTCTGATGCTGACGGTCGGCTGCCTGCTCTTCGCGTTATGGGGCCTGCGTAGTGGTGCAGTGGCGCTGGAAATCCCACAAATTATTGCCGCCTTAACCGGCGATGCGCCACGCAGTCTGACGATGGTCGTGACCGAATGGCGCCTGCCGCGCGTGTTGATGGCGCTGCTGATTGGCGCTGCTCTTGGCGTCAGCGGGGCAATTTTTCAGTCTCTGATGCGCAACCCGCTCGGCAGCCCGGACGTGATGGGCTTTAACACCGGAGCCTGGAGCGGCGTGCTGGTCGCGATGGTGCTGTTTGGTCAACATCTGACGGCTATCGCGCTGGCGGCGATGGCTGGCGGTATTCTGACGTCACTGGTGGTCTGGCTGTTGGCCTGGCGCAACGGTATTGAAACCTTCCGCCTGATCATTATCGGCATCGGCATTCGCGCCATGCTGTTTGCCTTTAACACCTGGCTGCTGTTGAAGGCCTCGCTGGACACCGCGTTGACCGCCGGATTGTGGAACGCCGGATCGCTAAACGGCCTGACCTGGGCGAAAACCTGGCCTTCTGCGCCAATCATTATTCTCATGCTGGCAGGAGCCGGGCTGCTGGTGCGCCGCATGCGTCTGCTGGAAATGGGCGATGACAGCGCCTGTGCGTTAGGTGTCAGCGTGGAGCGCTCACGACTTGCCATGATGCTGGTCGCTGTCGTGTTAACCGCAGCGGCCACCGCACTGGCCGGACCAATTTCCTTTATTGCGCTGGTTGCCCCGCATATCGCCCGTCGCCTGAGCGGCACCGCGCGTTGGGGATTAACTCAGGCCGCGCTCTGCGGCGCGCTGTTACTGCTGGCAGCCGATCTGTGCGCGCAGCAACTGTTTATGCCTTATCAGCTTCCGGTGGGTGTGGTCACCGTGAGCATCGGCGGTATTTACCTTATCGCTTTGTTAATTCAGGAGTCCCGCAAAAAATGA
- the fepD gene encoding Fe(3+)-siderophore ABC transporter permease produces MSCSVSVTRAIAVPGLLLLLVIATALSLIIGAKSLPISVVVEALTGTCQSADCTIVLDARLPRTLAGLLAGGALGLAGALMQTLTRNPLADPGLLGVNAGASFAIVLGAALFGFSTPQEQLVMAFTGALAASLVVAFTGSQGGGQLSPVRLTLAGVALAAVLEGLTSGISLLNPDVYDQLRYWQAGSLDIRNLQTLKVVMVPVLIAGATALMLSRALNSLSLGSDTATALGSKVARTQLIGLLAITVLCGSATAIVGPIAFIGLMMPHMSRWLVGADHRWSLPVTLIATPVLLLFADIIGRLIVPGELRVSVVSAFIGAPVLIFLVRRRPRGAA; encoded by the coding sequence ATGTCATGTTCTGTTTCCGTGACGCGTGCCATTGCCGTGCCCGGATTGTTGTTATTACTGGTTATCGCCACGGCATTAAGTCTGATCATCGGCGCAAAATCCTTGCCCATCTCCGTGGTTGTGGAAGCACTTACCGGTACCTGTCAAAGTGCCGATTGCACCATCGTGCTGGATGCCCGCCTGCCGCGAACGCTGGCAGGCCTGTTAGCGGGCGGTGCGCTGGGACTTGCCGGGGCGTTAATGCAAACGCTCACCCGCAATCCGCTGGCCGATCCGGGTCTGCTTGGCGTTAACGCCGGAGCCAGTTTTGCCATTGTGTTGGGCGCGGCGCTATTCGGTTTTTCCACACCGCAGGAACAACTGGTGATGGCCTTTACCGGCGCACTGGCGGCATCGCTGGTTGTGGCATTCACCGGCAGCCAGGGCGGCGGTCAGTTAAGTCCGGTGCGTCTGACGCTGGCGGGCGTCGCGCTCGCCGCCGTTCTGGAAGGTCTCACCAGCGGTATCTCCCTGTTAAACCCGGACGTCTACGATCAGCTTCGTTACTGGCAGGCCGGTTCACTGGATATCCGCAATCTGCAAACGCTCAAAGTGGTTATGGTGCCGGTGCTGATTGCCGGCGCTACCGCGCTGATGCTCAGCCGGGCGCTGAACAGCCTGAGCCTGGGAAGTGATACCGCCACGGCGCTTGGCAGCAAAGTCGCACGCACGCAGCTCATCGGCCTGTTAGCCATCACCGTCTTGTGCGGTAGCGCCACGGCGATTGTCGGACCGATCGCGTTTATCGGCCTGATGATGCCGCATATGTCGCGCTGGCTGGTTGGCGCCGATCATCGCTGGTCGCTCCCCGTGACGCTGATCGCCACTCCTGTTCTGCTGCTTTTTGCCGATATCATTGGCCGCCTGATTGTTCCCGGCGAGCTGCGCGTGTCGGTAGTGAGCGCCTTCATTGGCGCCCCGGTGCTGATCTTTCTGGTTCGTCGTCGTCCGCGAGGTGCCGCATGA